In Pseudomonas putida, a genomic segment contains:
- a CDS encoding putative selenate ABC transporter substrate-binding protein, producing the protein MLKRPLALAAGLVLSCCAVVAQAADTLRVSAIPDEAPTELLRKFKPLGEYLSKQLGMEVKFVPVADYPAVVESLASNRLDMAWLGGFTFVQVHLKDPTATPLVQREQDAQFTSKFITANPDVKSLADLKGKSFAFGSISSTSGSLMPRYFMLKENDIKPETYFSRVAYSGAHDATVAWVQAGKVDGGVLNASVWQKLVDAGKVDTSKVKVFATTPTYFDYNWTVRGNMDPALKEKIKQAFLQLDPANPEHKAILDLQAASRFIETKPENYVGTEQAAREAGLLK; encoded by the coding sequence ATGCTCAAACGCCCTTTGGCGCTCGCCGCCGGCCTCGTGCTGTCCTGCTGTGCCGTTGTCGCCCAGGCCGCCGACACCCTGCGTGTCAGTGCCATTCCCGACGAAGCGCCGACGGAACTGCTGCGCAAGTTCAAGCCGCTGGGCGAGTACCTGTCCAAGCAACTGGGCATGGAGGTGAAGTTCGTCCCCGTGGCCGACTATCCGGCGGTGGTCGAGTCGTTGGCCAGCAATCGCCTGGACATGGCCTGGCTGGGGGGCTTCACCTTCGTCCAGGTGCACTTGAAGGACCCTACCGCCACGCCGCTGGTGCAGCGTGAACAGGACGCGCAGTTCACCTCCAAGTTCATCACTGCCAACCCGGACGTCAAAAGCCTGGCCGACCTCAAGGGCAAGTCGTTCGCCTTCGGCTCGATCTCGTCCACGTCCGGTAGCCTGATGCCGCGCTACTTCATGCTCAAGGAAAACGACATCAAGCCGGAAACCTATTTCAGCCGCGTGGCCTATTCCGGTGCCCACGACGCGACGGTGGCCTGGGTCCAGGCTGGCAAGGTCGATGGCGGCGTGCTCAACGCCAGCGTATGGCAGAAGCTGGTCGATGCCGGTAAGGTCGATACCAGCAAGGTCAAGGTGTTCGCCACCACGCCGACCTACTTCGACTACAACTGGACCGTGCGCGGCAATATGGACCCGGCACTCAAAGAGAAGATCAAGCAGGCCTTCCTCCAACTCGACCCGGCCAATCCGGAGCACAAGGCGATCCTCGACCTGCAGGCGGCCAGCCGCTTCATCGAGACCAAGCCGGAGAACTACGTGGGTACCGAGCAAGCGGCACGCGAGGCCGGCCTGCTCAAGTGA
- the selD gene encoding selenide, water dikinase SelD has protein sequence MSEPIRLTQYSHGAGCGCKISPKVLDVILAESGVQALDPKLWVGNASRDDAAVYALDDERGVVSTTDFFMPIVDDPYDFGRIAATNAISDIYAMGGDPLMAIAILGWPVNVLAPEVAREVIRGGRAVCAEAGIPLAGGHSIDAPEPIFGLAVTGVVSKRHLKRNDTATAGCRLFLTKPLGIGILTTAEKKAKLREQDQGLARDWMCTLNTPGSRFGKLDGVKAMTDVTGFGLLGHLVELAEGSGLTAVLDYAAVPRLPSVDHYLAEGCIPGGTLRNFDSYGHKLGALSEEQKHLLCDPQTSGGLLVAVTPEGEAQFLAVAAELGLQLSPIGQLVERQSHAVEVN, from the coding sequence ATGAGCGAGCCGATTCGCCTGACCCAGTACAGCCACGGTGCCGGTTGTGGCTGCAAGATCTCCCCCAAGGTACTGGACGTGATCCTCGCCGAAAGCGGCGTCCAGGCCCTGGACCCGAAGCTATGGGTAGGCAATGCCTCGCGCGACGACGCTGCGGTGTATGCCCTGGACGACGAGCGTGGAGTGGTCTCGACCACCGATTTCTTCATGCCGATCGTCGATGACCCGTACGACTTCGGCCGTATCGCCGCCACCAATGCCATCAGCGACATCTACGCCATGGGTGGCGATCCGCTGATGGCCATCGCCATCCTCGGCTGGCCGGTCAACGTGCTGGCGCCGGAAGTCGCTCGCGAAGTGATCCGGGGCGGTCGCGCCGTGTGCGCCGAAGCCGGCATCCCGTTGGCCGGCGGCCACTCGATCGATGCTCCCGAGCCGATCTTCGGCCTGGCCGTGACGGGCGTGGTCAGCAAGCGCCACCTCAAGCGCAACGACACCGCCACTGCCGGCTGCCGCCTGTTCCTGACCAAGCCGCTGGGCATCGGCATTCTCACCACCGCCGAGAAGAAGGCCAAGCTGCGCGAACAGGACCAGGGCCTGGCGCGTGACTGGATGTGCACGCTCAACACCCCCGGCAGCCGCTTCGGCAAACTCGACGGGGTCAAGGCGATGACCGACGTGACCGGCTTCGGCCTGCTTGGCCACCTGGTCGAACTGGCCGAAGGCAGCGGCCTGACCGCCGTGCTGGACTATGCCGCGGTGCCCCGCCTGCCGAGCGTCGATCACTACCTGGCAGAAGGCTGCATCCCCGGCGGCACCCTGCGCAACTTCGACAGCTATGGGCACAAGCTCGGCGCCCTGAGCGAGGAGCAGAAGCACCTGCTGTGCGATCCACAGACCAGCGGTGGCCTGCTGGTGGCCGTGACGCCCGAGGGCGAGGCCCAGTTTCTTGCCGTGGCCGCCGAATTGGGTCTGCAACTCTCGCCGATCGGCCAGTTGGTCGAGCGACAGAGCCACGCAGTCGAGGTGAACTGA
- the mnmH gene encoding tRNA 2-selenouridine(34) synthase MnmH — MRPDCTDFRQLFLDDAPMMDMRAPIEFAKGAFPGVVNLPLMTDHERQKVGTCYKQQGQAAAITLGHQLVSGATKRERLHAWASFAKAHPDGYLYCFRGGLRSLIVQQWLRDEAGIDYPRIKGGYKALRTFLLETTQQAVEQCDFVLVGGLTGTGKTDVLHELSNVLDLEGHANHRGSSFGKRATAQPSQIDFENKLAIDVLKKRARGIEQFVLEDEGRIVGSCSLPLELYQGMQQYPLVWLEDSFENRVERILRDYVINLCAEFIAVHGEEDGRRLFAERMLQSMNNIHKRLGGERFQRLSEILGQALEEQQRSGAVDLHRGWIEGLLKEYYDPMYAYQREAKAERIEFAGDGVEVREYLKARALRAPRSN, encoded by the coding sequence ATGCGCCCTGACTGCACCGATTTCCGTCAACTGTTCCTCGACGACGCGCCGATGATGGACATGCGCGCACCGATCGAATTCGCCAAGGGCGCCTTCCCCGGTGTCGTCAACCTGCCGCTGATGACCGACCACGAACGGCAGAAGGTCGGCACCTGCTACAAGCAGCAGGGCCAGGCCGCCGCCATCACCCTCGGCCACCAGCTGGTCAGCGGCGCCACCAAGCGCGAGCGGCTGCATGCCTGGGCCAGCTTCGCCAAGGCGCATCCCGATGGCTACCTGTACTGCTTTCGCGGCGGCCTGCGTTCGTTGATCGTGCAGCAATGGCTGCGCGATGAAGCCGGCATCGATTACCCGCGCATCAAGGGGGGCTACAAGGCGCTGCGCACCTTCCTGCTGGAAACCACCCAGCAAGCCGTGGAGCAATGCGATTTCGTCCTGGTCGGCGGCTTGACCGGCACCGGCAAGACCGATGTGCTGCACGAGCTGAGCAACGTACTGGACCTCGAGGGCCACGCCAACCACCGTGGTTCGAGCTTCGGCAAGCGCGCCACCGCACAGCCGTCGCAGATCGACTTCGAGAACAAGCTGGCCATCGACGTGCTGAAGAAACGCGCCCGCGGCATCGAGCAGTTCGTGCTCGAAGACGAGGGTCGCATCGTCGGAAGCTGTTCGCTGCCGCTGGAGCTGTACCAAGGTATGCAGCAGTACCCGCTGGTGTGGCTGGAGGACAGTTTCGAGAACCGGGTCGAACGCATCCTGCGCGACTATGTGATCAATCTCTGCGCTGAATTCATCGCTGTGCACGGCGAGGAGGATGGCCGTCGGCTGTTCGCCGAGCGCATGCTGCAGAGCATGAACAACATCCACAAGCGCCTGGGCGGCGAGCGCTTCCAGCGATTGTCCGAGATCCTCGGCCAGGCCTTGGAGGAGCAGCAGCGCAGTGGTGCGGTGGACCTGCACCGGGGCTGGATCGAAGGCTTGCTGAAGGAATACTACGACCCGATGTACGCCTATCAGCGCGAGGCCAAGGCCGAGCGCATCGAGTTCGCCGGCGATGGTGTCGAGGTGCGCGAGTACCTCAAGGCCCGCGCCTTGCGCGCACCCAGGTCCAACTAG
- a CDS encoding lysozyme inhibitor LprI family protein, whose product MNKRYLIGLALACLAPLAMAEDNSSAYTACMDKASSTVAMSSCIQAETKLQDERLNRVYKQLATQLDTGPKKSLRDVQRQWIAYRDANCKFHVQASEGTMAQLEGGMCMLDMTRERGAELERVLSPGQ is encoded by the coding sequence ATGAACAAGCGATACCTGATCGGACTTGCGCTGGCTTGCCTGGCGCCACTGGCCATGGCCGAGGACAACTCGTCGGCCTATACCGCGTGCATGGACAAGGCTTCCAGTACCGTGGCCATGAGCAGTTGCATCCAGGCCGAAACCAAGCTGCAGGATGAGCGGCTCAACCGTGTGTACAAGCAGCTGGCGACCCAGCTCGATACCGGCCCGAAGAAGAGTCTGCGGGATGTGCAGCGGCAATGGATCGCCTATCGCGACGCCAACTGCAAGTTCCATGTGCAGGCCAGCGAGGGGACCATGGCCCAGCTGGAGGGCGGCATGTGCATGCTGGACATGACCCGTGAGCGCGGGGCGGAGCTTGAGCGGGTGCTGAGCCCTGGGCAGTGA
- a CDS encoding GNAT family N-acetyltransferase → MTPPRSFPSDLCLDSPRLQLRPMRHADAAQWLTIMADPEVMRYWHHAPWQDLAEAQSALAADREAYANGDQLKLGMYRRDNGELIGMVQLFNIDDVSRRGEIGYCLASAVQGRGYMDEALTCFIDYIAHTLHMRRLEGEIDPRNQGSARTLERQGFVLEGTLRARWCVAGELSDSGIYGLLLEPPVA, encoded by the coding sequence GTGACCCCACCCCGCAGTTTCCCCAGTGACCTCTGCCTCGACAGCCCGCGCTTGCAGCTGCGCCCCATGCGCCACGCCGATGCCGCTCAATGGCTGACGATCATGGCCGACCCCGAGGTCATGCGTTACTGGCACCACGCCCCCTGGCAGGACCTGGCCGAGGCCCAGAGCGCCCTTGCCGCCGACCGCGAAGCCTATGCCAACGGTGACCAGCTCAAGCTCGGCATGTACCGCCGCGACAACGGCGAACTGATCGGCATGGTCCAGTTGTTCAATATCGATGACGTTTCCCGTCGTGGCGAGATCGGCTACTGCCTGGCCAGCGCCGTGCAGGGCAGGGGCTACATGGACGAAGCCCTGACCTGCTTCATCGACTACATCGCCCACACCCTGCACATGCGCCGCCTGGAAGGCGAAATAGACCCGCGCAACCAAGGCTCGGCGCGTACCCTCGAGCGCCAGGGCTTCGTCCTCGAAGGCACTCTGCGGGCGCGTTGGTGCGTGGCCGGCGAGCTGTCCGACTCGGGAATCTACGGGCTGTTGCTCGAACCGCCTGTCGCCTGA
- a CDS encoding YkgJ family cysteine cluster protein, whose protein sequence is MSEYNPCLDCGACCGFFRVSFFWGECQSAGGLVPDDLVVQINPTRVAMIGTDAKPCRCVSLQGEIGKEVACSIYANRSSPCREFEASWEGGVHNPSCDAARAAYGLPPLTPPGANEPHWPDDGAEVA, encoded by the coding sequence ATGTCCGAATACAACCCTTGCCTTGACTGCGGCGCCTGCTGCGGGTTTTTCCGTGTGTCCTTCTTTTGGGGTGAATGCCAGTCTGCCGGCGGCCTGGTGCCGGATGATCTGGTCGTGCAGATCAACCCAACCCGTGTCGCCATGATCGGCACCGACGCCAAGCCATGCCGCTGCGTGAGCCTGCAAGGCGAGATCGGCAAGGAGGTGGCGTGCAGTATCTACGCCAACCGATCCAGCCCTTGCCGCGAGTTCGAGGCATCGTGGGAAGGCGGGGTGCACAACCCCAGCTGCGACGCTGCGCGGGCCGCCTATGGCCTGCCGCCGCTGACCCCGCCTGGGGCCAACGAGCCGCATTGGCCGGATGACGGGGCCGAGGTGGCCTGA